A single genomic interval of Arthrobacter methylotrophus harbors:
- a CDS encoding J domain-containing protein: MNRYDVLGVKENATQEEIKKAYRRLAAKTHPDRNGEDMTPLFRSVQDAYETLSNPLKRAAYDRELNPVSAPQPEPAAYAGSQASYHYQEPEPRHAPEESAAPAAAPRSVRDVKIRRIKIWSIVTFFAALSGYWLVQEIQLWQLVQPTGGLRLLTFQGLPAIVYALLWAFGTLVAAVADDISTALKTPFGCAAIAGGFAFITATGSTGIWIPALVTGIIFSFIIGLAVRLKDQLADWVR, encoded by the coding sequence ATGAACCGTTACGACGTGCTCGGCGTCAAGGAGAACGCGACACAGGAGGAGATCAAGAAGGCCTACCGGAGGTTGGCGGCCAAGACCCACCCGGACCGCAACGGCGAGGACATGACACCACTGTTCCGGTCAGTCCAGGACGCCTACGAGACGCTGTCCAACCCGCTCAAGCGTGCCGCCTACGACCGTGAGCTCAACCCCGTTTCCGCGCCCCAGCCTGAGCCCGCCGCCTACGCCGGCTCCCAGGCCTCCTACCACTACCAGGAGCCCGAGCCGCGACACGCACCGGAAGAGTCCGCAGCGCCGGCGGCCGCGCCCCGGTCTGTGCGCGACGTGAAGATCCGGAGAATCAAAATCTGGTCCATCGTCACCTTCTTCGCCGCCCTCAGTGGCTACTGGCTGGTCCAGGAGATCCAGCTCTGGCAGCTCGTGCAACCGACGGGGGGACTCAGGTTGCTGACCTTCCAGGGCCTGCCGGCGATTGTTTACGCGCTGCTTTGGGCTTTCGGGACCCTGGTTGCAGCCGTCGCCGACGACATCAGCACAGCGTTGAAGACCCCGTTCGGATGCGCGGCCATTGCAGGAGGGTTCGCCTTCATCACGGCCACAGGCTCTACCGGGATCTGGATTCCCGCCCTGGTCACAGGGATCATCTTCAGCTTCATCATCGGGCTGGCTGTCCGGCTCAAAGACCAACTGGCCGACTGGGTGCGTTGA
- a CDS encoding AI-2E family transporter produces MPETRTGLPAIWSDGLGRAGIRSAQALLVATLAWVVMWSLMRVPLVIIPVTIALILASAISPMVRWLTGSGWPRLAATGASFIGILGAFGGVITLIVFLVRAQTKELAAKTAAGIDQMHAFLNNGPIPVSDEQIATTRDSLQHFFTSSSFGAEALTGARTVGEILAGFVLMAVTLFFFLLDGEKIRNFLIGFMPAAHRSKAHLAAERSTLVLGGYVRGTAIVAAVDGLVVGTALAIMGVPLALPLGVFIFIGGFIPIVGATAAGTLAVAVALISNGPVAALIVLAVVIGVNQLEHHFLQQVLMGRVLSMHGLAILLALAAGTMLAGVIGALLAVPLTAAGWTIIKTWTSRGATDEAAVPEPETAV; encoded by the coding sequence ATGCCCGAAACACGCACCGGCCTGCCGGCTATTTGGTCGGACGGCCTCGGCCGCGCAGGCATCCGATCCGCCCAGGCACTTCTTGTCGCAACCCTCGCCTGGGTCGTGATGTGGTCCCTGATGCGGGTACCGCTCGTCATCATCCCGGTCACCATCGCCCTGATTCTGGCCTCCGCCATCTCTCCGATGGTGCGCTGGCTGACAGGTAGTGGGTGGCCCCGCCTCGCAGCAACCGGGGCATCTTTTATCGGGATTCTGGGTGCCTTCGGCGGCGTCATCACCCTCATCGTTTTCCTCGTCCGGGCCCAGACCAAGGAGCTTGCCGCCAAAACTGCGGCGGGAATCGACCAGATGCACGCCTTCCTGAACAACGGTCCGATCCCGGTCAGTGACGAGCAGATCGCCACCACACGGGACTCCCTCCAGCATTTCTTCACCTCCAGCAGCTTCGGCGCGGAAGCGCTCACGGGTGCACGCACCGTCGGGGAAATCCTCGCTGGTTTCGTGCTCATGGCCGTCACCTTGTTTTTCTTCCTGCTTGACGGGGAGAAGATCCGGAACTTCCTCATCGGCTTCATGCCGGCCGCCCACCGGTCCAAGGCACACTTGGCTGCCGAACGCTCCACTCTCGTCCTGGGCGGCTATGTCCGCGGCACAGCCATTGTCGCCGCCGTCGACGGGCTCGTTGTCGGAACCGCCTTGGCCATCATGGGCGTCCCTCTGGCGCTTCCGTTGGGTGTGTTCATTTTCATCGGCGGTTTCATTCCGATCGTCGGCGCCACCGCGGCCGGCACGCTTGCCGTCGCCGTCGCCCTGATCTCCAACGGCCCCGTCGCCGCACTGATCGTTCTCGCAGTCGTCATCGGCGTCAACCAGCTCGAGCACCACTTCCTCCAGCAAGTCCTGATGGGCCGGGTCCTGAGCATGCACGGCCTGGCCATTCTCCTCGCCCTGGCCGCCGGGACTATGCTCGCCGGTGTGATCGGGGCTCTGCTGGCTGTACCGCTCACCGCTGCCGGCTGGACCATCATCAAGACCTGGACCAGCCGGGGAGCCACCGACGAGGCAGCTGTCCCGGAACCTGAAACCGCCGTCTGA